In the Zingiber officinale cultivar Zhangliang chromosome 5A, Zo_v1.1, whole genome shotgun sequence genome, CGATTTGTCCTACACTGGCTTGAGCGGTGCCGGGCTCCCCCTGAGCTTGGCCAATTGCAACCAGCTTGCCGAGCTCGACCTCTCCGGAAATAAATTCACCAGACAGATCCCGTCCTTTTTGGGGAATTTTTCAAATTTGCGGAGGTTGTCCATGGCAAACAACCAATTTTGGGGCGAGATCCCGCGTGAGCTGGGCCACACATGTGGGACTCTGGTGGAGCTCAACCTCTCTGGAAACAGCCTCACCGGTGGCTTGCCTTCAACCTTCAACTCATGCTCATCGCTGGTGCGGTTGGAACTCGGAGACAACCAGCTATCTGGCAATTTCGTCGAGGAAGTCATTAGCACTATGCTTGCTCTGCGATATCTCCACCTCCCGTTCAACAACATCACCGGCCCTGTTCCATTGGAGGCATTGACGAGCTGTCTGTCGCTTGAGGTTATGGATCTCGGCTCCAATGGATTCACCGGTGAAATGCCCACCGGCCTCTGCTCCTCTCTCCCTAAGCTTCAGAAGATCTTGCTGCCAAACAATTTTCTCTCAGGAGCAGTGCCCGTGGACCTTGGCAACTGCAGTAATCTTCAAACACTTGATCTTAGCTTTAATGAATTGAGTGGGCCGGTTCCACCTGGAATCTGGTCGCTGCCGAAGCTTGTGGACTTAGTGATCTGGGCTAACAATCTCTCCGGTGAGATTCCTGATAGCCTCTGCTCAAACAGTACCACAATGGAGACTTTAATTCTGAGCTACAACAGGATCAGTGGCAGCATCCCACCCTCGTTCTCCAACTGCGTGAATCTTATTTGGGTTTCTCTCTCAGGAAACCTGCTCACAGGAAGCATTCCTATCGGTATAGGAAACCTCCACAGCCTGGCCATCCTCCAACTAGGCAACAACTTGCTTTCGGGTGAGATACCAGAGGGACTTGGTAGCTGTCGGAATCTCATATGGCTTGATCTCGCCAGCAATGGCCTTATCGGTCACATTCCTCCATCCCTTGCAGCACAAGAAGGGCATATAGTCCCGGGAATTGTCTCGGGTAAGCAATTTGCATTCTTGAGAAATGAAGCGGGGAACATATGCCCGGGTGCCGGCGTGCTATTTGAGTTCGAGGACATCAGGACAGAGAGGCTGGCTAACTTCCCCCTGGTGCATTCTTGTCCTGCCACTAGAATCTACACTGGAACAACTGTctatacctttgcaagaaatggAAGTATGATCTATCTTGACCTCTCATACAACTCGCTCTCAGGAACAATACCGGAGAACATTGGGTTGATGGAATTCCTCCAAGTTCTCAACATGGGGCACAATCAGCTAATTGGTTCAATACCTGAATCTTTTGGTGGTTTAAAATCCATCGGTGTTCTTGATGTCTCCAACAATCATCTCACAGGCTACCTCCCTGCGGGACTAGGAAGTCTCACATTCCTAAGCGACTTGGATGTCTCAAACAACAACCTCACCGGTCCGATTCCAACCACAGGCCAGCTTACGACATTCCCATCATCTCGCTATGCGAACAATTCTGGTCTTTGCGGGCTACCTTTGCCCCCATGCGGGGCTAAAGCTGGAGGTCACGACTTGTCCTATGATTCTGGTCAGAGGAGGAGATACTTTGGTGGCAGCGTTTTCATTGGCATTGTGATATCTGTGCTGATCATATTTTCACTTGTATTGGCTCTATATCGGATGAAGAAGCAACAGAAAACTGAGAACATGAGAGTTGGCTACGTTGAGAGTCTCCCCACCTCCGGGACAAATAGCTGGAAGCTCTCTGGTGTTCTTGAGCCTCTCAGCATCAATGTTGCCACATTTGAGAAACCTCTGAGGAAGCTAACATTTGCGCACCTCCTTGAGGCCACCAATGGCTTCAGTGCTGACAGCTTGATTGGTTCTGGCGGCTTTGGAGAGGTCTACAAGGCTCGACTCAAAGATGGAACAGTGGTTGCAATCAAGAAGCTAATACAAGTCACTGGCCAAGGGGATCGGGAGTTCACTGCAGAAATGGAGACAATTGGCAAAATAAAGCATCGAAACCTTGTACCTCTGCTCGGGTACTGCAAGATTGGCGAAGAGAGGCTTTTGGTCTACGATTACATGAAGTTCGGAAGCTTAGATGATCTTCTTCATGAAAAGGCAAAGGGCGGAGCCATCAGGCTGGATTGGGCAGCGAGAAAGAAGATTGCTATCGGATCAGCTAGGGGGCTTGCTTTCCTTCATCATAGTTGTATTCCTCACATCATACACAGAGACATGAAATCCAGCAACGTTCTCCTGGACGAGAACTTGGAGGCCTGCGTATCTGATTTCGGAATGGCGAGGCTTATGAATGCTCTTGACACTCATCTTAGTGTGAGCACACTAGCTGGAACACCCGGCTATGTGCCACCAGAGTATTACCAGAGCTTTAGGTGCACAACAAAAGGGGATGTGTATAGCTACGGGGTAGTGCTCTTGGAGCTCCTATCAGGGAAGAAACCCATCGACCCAACTGAATTCGGGGACAACAACCTTGTTGGCTGGGCTAAGCAATTGGTGAAAGAGAACAGGTACAGTGAAGTCTTTGATCCTGACTTGATGAAGACAAAATCTGAGGTACCTGAGctcttcagatatctgaatatcgcCTGTCAGTGCTTGGATGATCGACCGCTGAAAAGACCCACAATGATTCAAGTTATGGCAATGTTTAAAGAGCTCCAAATAGACACAGACAGTGATTTCATCGATGTGATAACCATCGAACCAACTATAATCGACGAATCAGGAGAAAAAGCACCTTAATCTTGTGTGTTCAGAAAGTAGCAAATTTTGTTTCATTGAAGGTGGCATTGTAACAGTTGTATCTTAATTGCCATTGCAGCACCACACCTGCATTTTTTATTTCTGTAAATATCACAAGAATGTTTAATTAGGCAGGAAAAAAACAGGAGATTTAGATGACATAACATTGTTTAAAGTGCCATGTATCCTAAGAGTAGAAACAAATACATGGAAGAAGAACAGCTGCTCTTGGTGGAAAATATTTTTGCCCTCAAGTAATGTCATCAATCAGGTCTAAGAAACGTATAGGATTCCTGTTACTGAACTGATGAACAACTTCTTTGCCTCTTAATTGGTGCCATGATTTCAAAATTTCCTTGTCCTTCATCAGGTTAGATTAATCATAATGATGCGAACAAGGATTCCCATTCATGGTCACCTTTTTCTGCCAAAAATTCTTCATCAGGGACCCGACTTGAGTGGCTTTATGCAGCAAGGGATCGATTCAGCAACGTTGGAGAAAAATGCAAAACTATCACCATCCATGACAACTCAGGATGGGGATAGAACATATAATTTTATCAGAGAAGTCAAAGTGGATTGGCTATGAGCAGCTATTTATCAAAATCTACCTAGATTGTCATGCCAATCACACGCCACAATAAATTGGAGCTTAAATATGAGTCAACGTCCTCACGGATGTCTAATTTATTAGAGGATGATAAATTTTCGATGGATatatattttcagaaaaaaaaaatccctccTGTTCTAGTCAATTTGACCGATCAACTATAAGTTAACTATTTATCTTTTTACtacaattaaataattaaatgggAGTCAACCAGTCGATCTATCACATTCTCAGGCATCTGATCTGCAAAGGCATCCACCATGTGAGTGAATGAAACATAATTGAGAAAGATTGacaaggacgaaaagtaaagtaCCATTGGagtaaaagaaaagagagcagTAGACTTATGAACACTCAACAGCGAAAGTTTTCTTAATCATCTTATTTGTTTGCACCTGCTACTCAGTAGACTCTCCTCAGTTCAAGAGCAGGCTTATCTCAATGGCCAACTTTATGAGCCTAGCCGTAAGTATGCCTTCCTATCCCTGAAAGTCCACTTCATTATGAAAACCTTTTAGTAATCAATTTTTTGGGGTGAATAATAGAGGGTCATCAGTGGTCAAAAGTTAAGTATCAACAGCAGTTTCTTTAAAGATGAGAATTCTAAAAGGATCAGCTGTGAACTTTTGCTTTTGATAGAGGAACTTTTGCTAAGTGGAACTTGGAATTGAATTATGAATGCCATGATAAAGTAAAATATTCATAGGTTGCACCTGATTCCATCTAGATGTACAATGTCTATTCAAGCGGAAGCCCCACCTGGCCATTAGTTTGAGTAAAAAATATACTCCAAAAAACAGGATATGAAGGTAGAAACGACTCTCATAAGAATGATCCATGTTCACTACAGTACATACTATGAATCTTTCCGAAGGATCAGCCTGCCTGAGTTGATTCACTTGACCTCTGCCCAAGGTTATGTACGGACTCATCCATGTCCAGAGAAGACTCTTCTACTATCGGAACTGTTCTAGTGATTTCCTTCTCCAGACATGCTTGTAGTTCTCTTACTGGTAGCTATGCATTGGCTTCACCACTCGAACTCCCTAAACTGTTTGAGATTTGGTTACGAGTCGCGAAACCAGAACTTGCTTCCTGAGATAAACAAGTCACCAAAAGTTAATAACTGAAAATTAAATGCAAAAGATCATGTCTACCGTATCTAGAACACTGGATGGTGTTGCTcagatgatttttgaaatttcaaGTTAATCAAGGTTAGTTTATTCCATTTTTGTCTTTTTCTTACTCCTAAATAAGATAAAACTTCGCTAGAATCACTATCCAGCTCAAGTCTAGAGAAACAATAACCCTACAGCAGTACAAATGCTCCAAATTTATTTAATGAGGTGAAAGCGGACAGATGCTAACACATGCTCATTCTTTTAGCGGATCACTTTCAAATGCCCTCTGTACTTTCTGCTTCTAAGACTTCTTTTGGAGGTGGAGACACCTTTACAAACTTTCAAGGAAGCTACAATTGAAGCTTATAATTGAGGGGAGAAGTGATTGCTTTGACCTCAGAGAATTACAAGGATGTAACAACAAGCATTAGTTAAAATAGGCCTCCATTGATCTCAGCTGGACTTTACTAGATATTATACCAACCAACTGTTGTGCAAATTGTTCTTATCAATGGTTCTCTCCAATTTTCTGGTGCAATTTTAGTCAACTAGATGCTTAgatcaattgattgatgcatgATAAATCAATTTCCATTCGACACAACCGTGATCAGCATTGTTCTGATCGTGAGTTGATCAGATTGATTCAATTCCTTAATCAACTTAGCCACCATTAATCATCTAGACTATCCCAGTTGACTAACTCTTAACTTATCCTTGAACAAAAACATTCTATTTGCTAACTGATGTATTTAGTTGACTAATTGATCTACTCAACCACCACCCCAACTTAGGACACCCTTCAATTAACTAGATTATTGACTACGACCATCCTAATGGTCGAGCCTGCCTAAGTTGAAATTTATTCTCTTCCAAGTATATATCTTTCAACTCACCAATAGTCTACTTTAGAG is a window encoding:
- the LOC121980587 gene encoding brassinosteroid LRR receptor kinase BRL1-like produces the protein MERGILKLFFVFFVTCMLALLSSSVEMLEEASALIQFKNSSVDSDPDGFLRSWNLSGSSSSGGPCSWTGVFCSNSDGRVRSLNLSNMGLSGRLSLEHLMELTALRDINLRGNSFYGNLSQGSAGFAAQTCSFETVDISLNALNATVPAGFLASCRSLISLNLSRNTIAGGIFPFSAAIRVLDLSRNRISDAGLLNYSISNCANLTYLNISDNKLTARLGAALPSCSNLATLDLSHNNLSGSFSSFDFGTCGSIEVLDLSYTGLSGAGLPLSLANCNQLAELDLSGNKFTRQIPSFLGNFSNLRRLSMANNQFWGEIPRELGHTCGTLVELNLSGNSLTGGLPSTFNSCSSLVRLELGDNQLSGNFVEEVISTMLALRYLHLPFNNITGPVPLEALTSCLSLEVMDLGSNGFTGEMPTGLCSSLPKLQKILLPNNFLSGAVPVDLGNCSNLQTLDLSFNELSGPVPPGIWSLPKLVDLVIWANNLSGEIPDSLCSNSTTMETLILSYNRISGSIPPSFSNCVNLIWVSLSGNLLTGSIPIGIGNLHSLAILQLGNNLLSGEIPEGLGSCRNLIWLDLASNGLIGHIPPSLAAQEGHIVPGIVSGKQFAFLRNEAGNICPGAGVLFEFEDIRTERLANFPLVHSCPATRIYTGTTVYTFARNGSMIYLDLSYNSLSGTIPENIGLMEFLQVLNMGHNQLIGSIPESFGGLKSIGVLDVSNNHLTGYLPAGLGSLTFLSDLDVSNNNLTGPIPTTGQLTTFPSSRYANNSGLCGLPLPPCGAKAGGHDLSYDSGQRRRYFGGSVFIGIVISVLIIFSLVLALYRMKKQQKTENMRVGYVESLPTSGTNSWKLSGVLEPLSINVATFEKPLRKLTFAHLLEATNGFSADSLIGSGGFGEVYKARLKDGTVVAIKKLIQVTGQGDREFTAEMETIGKIKHRNLVPLLGYCKIGEERLLVYDYMKFGSLDDLLHEKAKGGAIRLDWAARKKIAIGSARGLAFLHHSCIPHIIHRDMKSSNVLLDENLEACVSDFGMARLMNALDTHLSVSTLAGTPGYVPPEYYQSFRCTTKGDVYSYGVVLLELLSGKKPIDPTEFGDNNLVGWAKQLVKENRYSEVFDPDLMKTKSEVPELFRYLNIACQCLDDRPLKRPTMIQVMAMFKELQIDTDSDFIDVITIEPTIIDESGEKAP